The Fimbriimonadaceae bacterium genome window below encodes:
- a CDS encoding tyrosine-type recombinase/integrase, whose product FASQDPLFTNHHPHSRGERMTTRGMRKQLKAAFKEAGLAQPHVTALSLRLSGGALAYRKGASPSEIKKTLRHESIQTTQVLIDQVNRIRFGAERYLDDIQ is encoded by the coding sequence GCTTTGCGTCACAAGATCCGCTGTTCACGAATCATCATCCGCATTCCCGAGGGGAGCGCATGACGACACGTGGGATGCGCAAGCAGCTGAAGGCTGCGTTTAAAGAAGCGGGCCTTGCCCAACCCCATGTAACCGCTCTGTCACTTCGGCTGTCGGGAGGAGCCTTGGCTTATCGAAAAGGAGCGAGCCCGTCTGAGATCAAGAAGACCCTGCGACATGAATCCATTCAGACCACCCAGGTCCTCATTGACCAGGTGAACCGCATACGATTTGGGGCGGAACGCTACCTGGACGACATTCAGTAA